In the genome of Rhodospirillales bacterium, one region contains:
- the topA gene encoding type I DNA topoisomerase, producing MPKAPNVVVVESPAKARTIGRYLGPDYKVHASYGHVRDLVAKDGAVQPDDDFSMHYEIPNDSRKHLSSIASDLGTDGILFLATDPDREGEAIAWHVLTALRERRGKKPRDFTSYRVTFNEVTREAILDAFQAPGAINMDLVEAQQARRALDHLVGFTLSPILWRKLPGARSAGRVQSVALRLICERESEIEAFVPREYWTLEVALTNRSGAAFTARLVSLDGKALGKFGLPDEAAARNAAERVDASSFTVSTVKKKRVLRSPSAPFTTSTLQQEASRKLGFSAAHTMRTAQTLYEGVAIDGASAGLITYMRTDSVNLAPTAISAIRATIAREFGERYRPGAPRSYRSRARNVQEAHEAIRPTDVARSPAVLARQLTSDQAKLYRLIWNRTVASQMEKAAIDQTTADLQNSDGDVGLRATGSTVVFDGFQRLYSEGRDQPEKEEDAENEDARRLPALEQHEPLGSRAAEPKQHFTVPPPRFTEASLVRRLEELGVGRPSTYVAIISVLQDREYVRLERKRFVPESRGRIVTTFLECFFERYVEYDFTANLEQRLDDISRGQVDWKEVLKDFWSSFKENVDDVAEIRLRSVIDHLDAILGPAVFPPDDSGRDPRLCPTCGEGRLGLRIGKFGAFFGCSNYPECKYTRNFGLDEDQQNGEPVALGEFQDQLVTLRTGRFGPYVQLGDEAGKHQKPKRVSLPADIAPGSVDLECALQLLALPRDIGLHPESGKPVQAGIGRYGPYVKHEKDYRSIPAGESVLTIGMNRAMDLLAQHKGGPRSSPGTVLGPHPTDGKDITVHDGRFGPYVKHGSLNASLPKEISKGDVTMEQAVALLAARAQRKAAKKTPARKRRTTRKS from the coding sequence ATGCCTAAAGCCCCCAACGTCGTAGTTGTGGAGTCGCCTGCCAAGGCGCGAACGATCGGCAGGTATCTGGGACCGGACTACAAAGTGCATGCAAGCTACGGACATGTGAGAGATCTCGTGGCCAAGGACGGTGCCGTCCAGCCTGATGACGACTTCAGCATGCACTACGAGATACCGAACGACAGCCGCAAGCACCTCAGCAGCATCGCCAGTGACCTTGGCACCGACGGCATCCTGTTCCTGGCCACGGACCCGGACCGCGAGGGCGAAGCCATCGCCTGGCACGTGCTGACCGCGCTGCGGGAGCGACGAGGCAAGAAGCCGCGCGACTTCACCTCCTATCGGGTCACGTTCAATGAGGTCACCCGCGAAGCCATTCTCGATGCCTTCCAGGCGCCGGGTGCGATCAACATGGACCTGGTGGAGGCGCAACAGGCCCGCCGGGCACTTGACCATCTCGTGGGATTCACGCTCTCGCCGATCCTGTGGCGAAAGCTGCCCGGTGCCCGCTCGGCCGGCCGCGTTCAGTCGGTCGCCCTTAGACTGATTTGTGAACGCGAATCGGAGATCGAGGCGTTTGTTCCGCGCGAGTACTGGACGCTGGAAGTCGCCCTGACCAATCGCAGCGGCGCAGCGTTTACGGCACGGCTGGTGAGTCTGGATGGGAAGGCGCTCGGCAAGTTCGGCCTTCCCGACGAAGCCGCTGCCAGGAATGCAGCCGAACGGGTGGACGCGAGTTCCTTCACGGTCTCAACCGTCAAGAAGAAACGGGTTCTGCGCTCCCCTTCCGCCCCCTTCACGACGTCGACTCTCCAGCAGGAAGCCTCGCGCAAGCTTGGTTTTTCCGCGGCCCATACGATGCGCACGGCCCAGACCCTCTACGAAGGAGTGGCGATCGACGGGGCAAGCGCCGGTCTCATCACCTACATGCGGACCGACTCCGTGAACCTTGCCCCGACGGCAATCTCGGCAATCCGAGCGACCATCGCCCGGGAATTCGGTGAGCGGTACAGACCGGGTGCGCCCCGCAGTTACCGGAGCCGGGCCCGCAACGTGCAGGAGGCGCATGAAGCCATCCGACCGACCGACGTTGCCCGCAGCCCAGCGGTGCTCGCCAGACAGCTCACGTCCGATCAGGCCAAGCTCTACCGTTTGATCTGGAATCGCACCGTCGCCAGCCAGATGGAGAAGGCGGCAATCGACCAGACCACCGCCGACCTGCAAAACAGTGACGGCGACGTCGGTCTTCGCGCCACGGGATCGACGGTCGTCTTCGACGGTTTCCAGCGCCTCTACAGCGAAGGCCGCGATCAGCCTGAAAAAGAGGAAGACGCGGAGAACGAGGACGCTCGACGATTGCCTGCACTTGAGCAGCACGAGCCGCTGGGATCCCGTGCGGCTGAACCCAAGCAGCATTTCACCGTCCCGCCGCCGCGCTTCACCGAGGCGTCGCTGGTGCGGCGACTGGAAGAGTTGGGCGTAGGGCGTCCGTCTACGTACGTCGCGATCATTTCCGTGCTGCAGGACCGCGAATATGTGCGGTTGGAACGCAAGCGGTTCGTGCCCGAGTCTCGCGGCCGAATCGTGACCACGTTTCTCGAATGCTTTTTCGAGCGCTACGTGGAGTACGACTTCACCGCCAACCTCGAGCAGCGACTCGACGACATTTCTCGCGGCCAGGTCGACTGGAAGGAAGTCCTCAAGGACTTTTGGAGCAGTTTCAAGGAGAACGTCGACGACGTCGCCGAGATCCGCCTGCGCTCGGTGATCGACCACCTCGACGCCATCCTCGGTCCTGCCGTGTTTCCACCCGACGACAGCGGACGAGACCCGCGTCTTTGCCCGACGTGCGGCGAGGGAAGGCTGGGGCTGCGCATCGGCAAATTCGGTGCGTTCTTCGGCTGCTCCAACTACCCGGAATGCAAGTACACGCGGAACTTTGGGCTTGACGAAGACCAGCAGAACGGCGAGCCCGTAGCGCTCGGGGAATTTCAGGACCAGCTGGTGACCCTTCGAACGGGACGGTTCGGACCCTACGTCCAACTCGGCGACGAGGCCGGGAAGCACCAGAAACCGAAACGCGTCTCGCTTCCGGCCGACATCGCACCCGGCAGCGTGGACTTGGAGTGTGCGCTGCAACTGCTGGCGCTGCCGCGCGACATCGGCCTGCATCCGGAATCGGGGAAGCCCGTCCAGGCGGGGATTGGACGCTACGGGCCCTACGTCAAGCACGAAAAAGACTACCGTTCCATTCCCGCGGGCGAAAGCGTTCTCACGATCGGCATGAACCGCGCGATGGACTTGCTGGCGCAGCACAAGGGAGGTCCTCGATCGTCGCCCGGCACGGTACTGGGACCGCATCCGACCGACGGCAAGGACATCACCGTGCACGACGGCCGCTTTGGTCCGTACGTGAAACACGGGAGCCTGAATGCTTCGCTGCCGAAGGAGATCTCCAAGGGCGACGTGACCATGGAACAGGCGGTCGCGCTGCTTGCGGCCAGGGCCCAACGCAAGGCCGCCAAGAAGACCCCGGCCCGCAAACGCCGCACCACCCGGAAGTCGTGA
- a CDS encoding DUF1849 family protein, which yields MPPVQRWLMLAMPVVVLLGVGAGAAAAAAQVVPHRAEYRITLDQVRTGAMVTAMTGKLGFEWRDVCDGWAVNQRFGIHFTDTHGRQHWSDRRYLTWEAKDGSAFRFSIRAVRDDVVIEEAEGQAVLHGDGSGGEILFKLPSAYRAALPEGTIFPSSHFLRILEDLKSPGGPRADVVFSGSEEDGLQRVNTFFGSEIGPGAEAPGSGLADLFGRHVRIGYFPYFDRDLHADYEVILQVRENGVLDRFVIDYTDFSIKGVLNQWVKIQPASC from the coding sequence ATGCCACCCGTACAACGATGGTTGATGCTGGCCATGCCGGTGGTGGTCTTGCTCGGCGTGGGTGCTGGCGCTGCAGCTGCGGCAGCGCAGGTGGTACCGCATCGGGCCGAGTACCGGATCACGCTGGACCAGGTTCGGACCGGAGCCATGGTGACTGCCATGACCGGGAAGCTGGGGTTCGAGTGGCGCGACGTCTGCGACGGCTGGGCCGTCAACCAGCGATTCGGCATCCACTTCACCGATACGCACGGTCGGCAACACTGGTCCGATCGGCGATACCTGACGTGGGAAGCCAAGGACGGCAGTGCGTTTCGCTTTTCGATTCGGGCGGTGCGGGACGACGTCGTGATCGAGGAGGCGGAGGGGCAGGCGGTTCTGCACGGTGACGGTTCGGGCGGCGAAATCCTGTTCAAGCTGCCGTCGGCCTATCGGGCGGCACTGCCGGAAGGCACGATCTTTCCGTCCTCCCATTTCCTGCGCATCCTGGAGGACCTCAAGTCGCCTGGGGGACCGCGTGCCGACGTCGTGTTCTCAGGATCGGAAGAGGACGGCCTGCAGCGCGTCAATACCTTCTTTGGTTCGGAGATCGGCCCTGGCGCGGAGGCGCCGGGTTCCGGCCTGGCCGACCTGTTCGGCCGCCATGTCCGGATCGGCTACTTTCCCTATTTCGACAGGGACTTGCATGCCGATTATGAAGTGATCCTGCAGGTGAGGGAAAACGGAGTCCTGGATCGGTTCGTGATCGACTACACCGATTTCAGCATCAAGGGCGTGCTCAACCAGTGGGTGAAGATCCAGCCGGCGAGCTGCTGA
- a CDS encoding MMPL family transporter: MDKQGVARGPFAKRFAERVLAARWLVIAATLVSVAVASGGIALLEFSANYRIFFDEDNPQLLALEALENTYGKNENVAFLVVPDDGDATSESALSAAAWLTDAAWLTPYSRRVDSLANFQYTTADGDDLYVRDLVDPQDLNRAETRERIRAVALSDPRIAGSILALNGDVSVVNVTIELPEDGLLEAVAEVAEFARSVAAEAEERFPGIDLRVVGTVMINQTFVEASISSQMMFLPASLLLMALVLGVLTRGWPGVVATGAVIVFSILSSLGLGVWVGLPFSPPISPAPTIVLMIVVANCVHLLVALQQRLRAGDSRHDAIVESIRLNLHPVFLASLTTALGFLSMNFSEVPPYRHLGNFVAFGIVASFILSVTFLPALLSLLPIRAAKDRRLPGPTMNRLADFVLRYRKAIIWGWLLIVPMLILAIPRNELNDVLVHFFDESVEFRQDTDFMDERLSGNTLLEYSLEASSEGGVTDPLFLAEVADFAAWYREQAPVRHVATITDTFRQLNKSMHGDDPAAYRIPESQELAAQYLLLYELSLPQGLDLNNQIDRSRSATRVTISAETLYSQDVLDLNARAEAWLEDNAEHVAGVNSTGPAALFAYIGQRNIRAMLIGTVVVLLAISAILLVALRSLRLGLISIVPNVIPAVLGFGVWGLTVGQVGLSLSVVVAMTVGIVVDDTVHFLSKYRRARREYGQGPDEAVRYAFDTAGRALMTTTVVLVAGFLIFVFSPFVPTAQVGILTAMIIGFALIADLSLLPALLTTVDRNVSENGASRS, from the coding sequence GTGGACAAGCAAGGCGTAGCAAGAGGACCATTCGCGAAGCGATTTGCCGAACGGGTGCTTGCGGCCCGCTGGCTTGTCATCGCGGCCACCCTGGTGTCGGTCGCGGTCGCGTCCGGCGGCATCGCCTTGCTTGAATTCTCCGCCAATTACCGCATCTTCTTCGACGAGGACAATCCGCAGCTGCTGGCGCTGGAGGCGCTGGAGAATACGTACGGTAAGAACGAGAACGTCGCCTTTCTGGTAGTTCCGGACGATGGCGACGCCACCTCGGAAAGCGCACTCTCGGCCGCCGCGTGGCTCACGGATGCCGCCTGGCTGACGCCGTACTCGAGGCGCGTCGACTCGCTCGCCAACTTTCAATACACCACTGCCGATGGCGACGACTTGTATGTGCGGGACCTCGTTGACCCGCAGGACCTGAACCGTGCGGAAACGCGCGAACGAATTCGTGCAGTCGCGTTGTCCGACCCGCGAATCGCAGGCAGCATTCTGGCGCTGAACGGTGACGTGAGCGTTGTGAACGTCACGATCGAGCTTCCGGAGGATGGTCTGCTGGAGGCCGTCGCCGAAGTCGCTGAGTTCGCTAGGTCGGTCGCCGCCGAGGCAGAAGAACGCTTTCCCGGCATAGACCTGCGCGTCGTCGGCACGGTCATGATCAACCAGACGTTCGTGGAAGCTTCCATCAGCAGCCAGATGATGTTCCTGCCTGCAAGTCTCCTGCTCATGGCCTTGGTCCTTGGCGTCCTCACGCGTGGCTGGCCGGGGGTGGTGGCAACCGGCGCGGTCATCGTCTTTTCGATTCTCTCTTCATTGGGTCTAGGCGTGTGGGTTGGTCTGCCCTTTTCTCCGCCCATCTCGCCGGCGCCGACCATCGTCCTGATGATCGTCGTGGCGAACTGTGTGCACCTGCTCGTGGCTTTGCAGCAGCGATTGCGCGCTGGGGACTCCAGGCACGATGCCATCGTCGAATCGATCCGGCTCAACCTGCATCCGGTGTTTCTGGCAAGCCTCACGACGGCGCTTGGCTTTCTGAGCATGAATTTTTCCGAAGTGCCGCCCTACCGGCACCTCGGCAACTTCGTCGCTTTCGGCATCGTCGCGTCTTTCATTCTCTCCGTGACGTTCCTGCCGGCCCTGCTGTCGCTGCTTCCGATTCGCGCCGCGAAGGATCGAAGGCTCCCGGGACCCACGATGAACCGGCTGGCGGATTTTGTGCTGCGGTACCGAAAGGCCATCATTTGGGGCTGGCTGCTGATCGTGCCCATGTTGATCCTCGCGATTCCGCGCAACGAGCTAAATGATGTCCTGGTGCACTTCTTTGATGAGAGCGTAGAGTTTCGCCAAGACACGGACTTCATGGACGAGCGGCTCAGCGGCAACACCCTACTCGAATACTCGCTGGAAGCCTCGTCCGAGGGCGGTGTCACCGACCCCCTGTTTCTCGCCGAGGTTGCTGACTTCGCCGCCTGGTACCGAGAGCAGGCTCCCGTGCGGCACGTGGCGACCATTACCGACACCTTTCGGCAGCTCAACAAGAGCATGCACGGCGACGATCCTGCCGCCTACCGGATCCCGGAGAGCCAGGAGCTGGCCGCGCAATACCTGCTGCTGTACGAACTCTCGCTCCCGCAGGGCTTGGACCTGAACAACCAGATCGACCGATCTCGGTCAGCGACGCGCGTGACGATATCGGCGGAGACGCTTTATTCCCAAGATGTGCTCGATCTGAACGCCCGTGCGGAGGCTTGGCTAGAGGACAACGCGGAGCACGTGGCTGGCGTCAACAGCACCGGCCCCGCCGCGCTCTTTGCCTATATCGGGCAGCGCAACATACGCGCCATGCTGATCGGGACCGTGGTCGTGCTTCTTGCCATTTCCGCGATTCTCCTCGTTGCATTGCGGTCGCTGCGGCTGGGGTTGATTAGCATCGTTCCCAACGTGATCCCTGCCGTACTGGGATTTGGCGTCTGGGGTTTGACGGTCGGACAGGTGGGCCTCTCGCTATCGGTTGTGGTGGCCATGACCGTGGGCATCGTCGTGGACGATACGGTGCACTTCCTCAGCAAGTACCGCCGTGCGCGGCGTGAATACGGCCAGGGACCCGATGAAGCGGTGCGTTACGCCTTCGACACTGCCGGTCGGGCGCTCATGACGACGACGGTCGTGCTGGTGGCCGGTTTTCTGATATTCGTGTTTTCTCCATTTGTCCCCACGGCCCAGGTCGGTATCCTGACCGCGATGATCATCGGTTTTGCGCTCATCGCTGACCTGTCGCTGCTCCCGGCGCTGTTGACGACGGTGGACCGGAATGTCTCGGAGAACGGCGCGTCACGATCGTAG
- the rpmG gene encoding 50S ribosomal protein L33 — translation MAKTVSDKIRLMSTADTGYFYVTRKTQRTRAGTRKEKLELKKYDPVAKKHVLFKETKIK, via the coding sequence ATGGCCAAGACGGTTTCAGACAAGATTCGCCTCATGAGCACCGCCGACACGGGCTACTTCTACGTGACGCGCAAGACCCAGCGCACCAGAGCCGGCACGCGCAAGGAAAAGCTCGAACTGAAGAAGTACGATCCAGTGGCGAAGAAGCACGTGCTGTTCAAGGAAACGAAGATCAAGTAG
- a CDS encoding SDR family NAD(P)-dependent oxidoreductase: protein MTSASATKVAVVLGVGAARGTGAAVARRIAREGEHRVVIGGRTTERLDAFVREAEPHGELLTAVTTDVTDPASIRAAFDTAEALGPVDFVVYNAGPNRMIPFLDLDVATVEEFWRVSCLGGFVTLQEGIRRMLPRQSGTIICTGATGSWRGGARFGHFGAAKSGLRMFVQAAAREFGPQGLHIAHVVIDGSIDGERIRTVAPDRVKAKGEDGLLAIDGIADMYWHIYRQPRSTWTLEVDLRPFKEPF from the coding sequence ATGACTTCAGCTTCGGCCACGAAGGTGGCGGTGGTGCTAGGCGTGGGCGCAGCGAGGGGAACAGGGGCAGCCGTAGCCCGCCGCATCGCCCGCGAAGGCGAGCATCGGGTTGTGATCGGCGGCCGCACGACGGAGCGCCTGGACGCGTTCGTCCGGGAAGCCGAGCCGCACGGCGAGCTGCTGACGGCCGTGACGACCGATGTCACCGACCCTGCCTCCATTCGGGCCGCGTTCGACACCGCTGAAGCGCTGGGACCCGTCGATTTCGTTGTCTACAACGCCGGGCCGAACCGCATGATTCCGTTTCTCGACCTCGACGTCGCGACCGTCGAGGAATTCTGGCGAGTCAGCTGTCTCGGCGGTTTCGTTACCTTGCAGGAGGGAATCCGGCGCATGCTGCCGCGACAGAGCGGCACCATCATTTGTACCGGTGCGACCGGATCTTGGCGGGGCGGCGCCCGGTTCGGACATTTCGGTGCCGCGAAGTCGGGCCTGCGCATGTTCGTTCAGGCGGCCGCCCGTGAGTTCGGACCGCAGGGTCTGCACATTGCGCATGTCGTGATCGACGGCAGCATTGACGGGGAACGAATTCGAACCGTCGCACCCGATCGCGTGAAGGCTAAGGGAGAGGACGGTCTTCTCGCCATCGACGGGATCGCCGACATGTACTGGCACATCTACCGCCAGCCCCGGTCGACCTGGACGCTGGAAGTCGATCTCCGTCCGTTCAAAGAGCCCTTTTAG
- a CDS encoding NIPSNAP family protein, producing MIHELRMYTCRPGTAPKVIEASGTVGQRIRNGDTYGRLEGHFGSEIGGLNQYVHLWSYADVGELVRLRGELGQLEAWRTEFVPLVAPHILTQTVRVLRPARDLRTPDTDGNIYELRVYRLKPGRAASWAERMLAAFPAREKYSMNVGLWTTVFPDPNEVIHLWAYSSFEERAKARAGSQADPEWKAFLAEAVPDIEDMTSTILLPSAYSPRK from the coding sequence ATGATTCATGAACTCAGAATGTACACGTGCCGCCCGGGGACGGCCCCTAAGGTTATCGAGGCCAGCGGGACCGTCGGTCAGCGCATCCGAAACGGCGACACGTACGGTCGGCTGGAGGGGCACTTCGGAAGTGAGATCGGTGGCCTCAATCAGTACGTGCATTTGTGGAGCTATGCGGACGTCGGCGAACTGGTCCGCCTCCGTGGCGAGTTGGGGCAGTTGGAGGCTTGGCGAACTGAGTTCGTGCCCTTGGTTGCACCGCACATCCTTACCCAGACGGTACGGGTGCTGCGCCCGGCGCGGGACCTCCGTACCCCCGATACGGACGGCAACATCTACGAACTCCGGGTGTATCGGCTGAAGCCCGGTCGCGCTGCGTCCTGGGCCGAACGCATGTTGGCGGCCTTTCCGGCCCGCGAGAAGTACTCGATGAACGTGGGTCTCTGGACGACGGTGTTCCCGGACCCCAACGAGGTCATTCACCTTTGGGCGTACTCGAGTTTCGAGGAACGTGCCAAGGCGCGCGCCGGTTCCCAGGCTGATCCCGAGTGGAAGGCGTTCCTGGCTGAGGCCGTGCCGGACATCGAGGACATGACCTCCACCATTCTGCTTCCTTCAGCGTATTCGCCTCGGAAGTAG
- a CDS encoding VacB/RNase II family 3'-5' exoribonuclease yields the protein MSGDGPSEEALRAWIRAHPDRANLRELARAFDVRDAGGRRLLKEILRRSRREQTAAAPHSDPRVVVAELIRVTRDGDLVAKPSIPSASGPAEIVLDRAALRRRAGRQASSVGDRVLVRLDTAHGSSGSGQLVARLPVRRETFVGVIVPNLGGGLRVENCAAKPNTTHRFQASETVGVGDVVYCASPRGAGGQAQVLERIGPLDDPRCIPAMVAARYEIPTRFDADAEQEAAACGPPTDHGRTDLTGLPFVTIDGDDARDFDDAVVAAAGPEGGFRIHVAIADVAHYVRPGGALDRAAQMRGNSVYFPGHVLPMLPASLSNGWCSLVPRRERGAIVAELDVGPRGELVRATFTRALIRSRARLTYEAVDEAARHDAPISGIDREDVAALYGAYRVLRAARDRRGALDLSSAEHRITLDPATGEPDSIAAVRHLDAHRLIEEFMVLANTAVARHLARHEVPFLYRVHGEPRSTSLRSLQDDLRALTGRWRTMTGRANPRRFNDVLEGARGAQNEEAVHMAVLRAQTQAEYSPENVGHFGLGLQCYTHFTSPIRRYSDLSVHRSLLATLGHERQAPAGEDELWALGRDLSSCERRAVAAEREACQRYASRFLQRMSAASLHGRIVSVERFGAFVRLDENGIEGLLPMSGLGEGYFRFDARARQISSERTGETFRPGDAITVRLADADPIRGRVAFHRVRESSSL from the coding sequence GTGAGTGGCGACGGACCCTCGGAAGAAGCGCTCCGGGCATGGATTCGCGCCCATCCCGATCGAGCGAACCTGCGCGAGCTGGCCCGCGCGTTTGATGTCCGCGACGCGGGCGGGCGCCGGCTGCTGAAGGAGATCCTTCGCCGGTCTCGCCGTGAGCAGACAGCAGCCGCCCCTCATTCCGACCCGCGCGTGGTGGTCGCGGAACTGATCAGGGTGACCCGCGACGGCGATCTCGTCGCGAAACCAAGCATCCCTTCAGCTTCAGGACCCGCCGAAATCGTCTTGGACCGAGCGGCTCTGCGGCGACGCGCCGGGCGCCAGGCCAGCAGCGTCGGCGACCGCGTACTGGTGCGTCTGGATACGGCGCATGGTTCTTCCGGTTCGGGCCAACTCGTGGCCCGCCTACCGGTGCGTCGAGAGACGTTCGTCGGGGTCATCGTGCCGAACCTCGGCGGCGGTCTTCGAGTCGAAAATTGCGCCGCGAAACCCAACACCACGCATCGATTCCAGGCCAGCGAGACCGTCGGAGTCGGCGACGTTGTCTACTGCGCGAGTCCGCGCGGAGCGGGTGGTCAAGCACAAGTCCTCGAACGAATTGGACCGCTGGACGATCCACGCTGCATCCCGGCAATGGTGGCCGCGCGCTACGAAATCCCAACCCGTTTCGATGCGGACGCGGAACAGGAGGCCGCCGCATGCGGCCCCCCCACGGATCATGGGCGAACAGATTTGACCGGGCTGCCGTTCGTCACCATCGACGGTGACGACGCCAGGGACTTTGACGACGCCGTGGTGGCGGCGGCCGGACCCGAAGGCGGGTTCCGGATCCACGTGGCCATTGCCGACGTCGCCCACTACGTGCGCCCAGGGGGCGCCCTCGATCGGGCCGCGCAAATGCGGGGCAACTCCGTCTACTTTCCGGGGCACGTCTTGCCGATGCTGCCCGCAAGCCTTTCAAACGGCTGGTGCTCGCTGGTCCCCCGCCGTGAGCGCGGCGCGATCGTGGCCGAACTGGACGTCGGGCCTCGCGGGGAACTGGTACGGGCGACATTTACCCGCGCATTGATTCGTTCGCGCGCCCGCCTCACCTACGAAGCTGTGGACGAGGCGGCGCGGCACGATGCGCCGATCTCAGGCATCGACCGTGAGGACGTAGCTGCATTGTATGGCGCCTATCGCGTTCTTCGCGCGGCCCGGGACCGACGTGGCGCCCTTGACCTCAGTTCCGCCGAACACCGCATTACGCTCGACCCGGCCACCGGAGAGCCCGACAGCATCGCGGCGGTCCGCCACCTCGACGCGCATCGCCTGATCGAAGAGTTCATGGTCCTAGCCAACACGGCGGTGGCCCGGCACCTGGCCCGACATGAGGTCCCGTTTCTCTACCGGGTCCACGGGGAGCCCCGTTCCACCAGCCTCCGGTCACTGCAGGACGACCTGCGTGCCCTCACCGGGCGATGGCGAACCATGACGGGAAGGGCAAACCCCCGACGCTTCAACGATGTCCTGGAAGGTGCGCGCGGCGCACAAAACGAAGAAGCGGTTCACATGGCAGTATTGCGGGCGCAAACCCAGGCTGAGTACAGCCCTGAAAACGTCGGTCATTTCGGGCTCGGGCTGCAGTGCTACACGCACTTCACGTCGCCGATCCGGCGGTACAGCGACCTTTCCGTGCACCGGTCGCTACTGGCCACCCTCGGACATGAGCGGCAGGCACCGGCCGGCGAGGACGAGCTCTGGGCGCTCGGCAGGGACCTCTCGTCATGCGAACGACGGGCAGTTGCCGCCGAACGCGAGGCCTGCCAGCGGTACGCCAGCCGGTTCCTGCAGCGGATGTCGGCGGCGAGCTTGCACGGCCGGATTGTCAGCGTCGAGCGCTTCGGAGCATTTGTCCGGCTCGACGAGAACGGCATCGAGGGATTGTTGCCGATGTCCGGTCTCGGAGAAGGGTACTTCCGCTTCGATGCCCGGGCCCGTCAGATCAGCAGCGAACGCACCGGAGAAACGTTCCGGCCGGGCGACGCGATCACGGTGCGTCTTGCGGATGCCGATCCGATACGGGGGCGCGTCGCCTTCCATCGCGTGCGCGAATCCAGTTCGCTCTGA